From Amycolatopsis sp. YIM 10, the proteins below share one genomic window:
- the sthA gene encoding Si-specific NAD(P)(+) transhydrogenase encodes MSAYDYDLIVIGSGPGGQKAAIAAAKLGKRVAVVDRHDMVGGVCVNTGTIPSKTLREAVHYLTGMSQRELYGASYRVKQDITITDLMARTQHVIGREVEVVRAQLLRNGVHLISGLGRFTDPHTIAVEGGPRGERTALTGEFIVIGTGTRPARPPEVDFDEARVLDSDEILSMDRIPSSLVVVGAGVIGIEYASMFAALGCRVTVVEQRERMLEFCDPEIVESLKFHLRDLAVTFRFGEKVVDVAVGEHATVTSLASGKRIPAEAVMYSAGRQGMTDALGLEHAGLAADKRGRLSVDGHYRTEVPHIYAVGDVIGFPALAATSMDQGRLAAYHAFGEPANELAALQPIGIYTIPEISYCGATEAELTSSSIPYETGTARYRELARGQIAGDSYGMLKLLVSTEDRKLLGVHVFGTGATDLVHIGQAVMGCGGTVDYLVDAVFNYPTLSEAYKVAALDATNKIRALARFTTT; translated from the coding sequence GTGAGCGCCTATGACTACGACCTGATCGTGATCGGCTCCGGCCCCGGCGGGCAGAAGGCGGCGATCGCCGCGGCCAAGCTCGGCAAGCGCGTGGCGGTGGTCGACCGCCACGACATGGTGGGCGGGGTGTGCGTCAACACCGGGACCATCCCGTCGAAGACGCTGCGCGAGGCCGTCCACTACCTGACGGGGATGAGCCAGCGCGAGCTGTACGGCGCCAGTTACCGGGTCAAGCAGGACATCACCATCACCGATCTGATGGCCCGGACGCAGCACGTGATCGGCCGTGAGGTCGAGGTGGTGCGCGCGCAGCTGCTGCGCAACGGGGTGCACCTGATCAGCGGCCTCGGCCGGTTCACCGATCCGCACACGATCGCGGTCGAAGGCGGCCCGCGTGGTGAGCGGACGGCGCTGACCGGCGAGTTCATCGTGATCGGCACCGGTACGCGGCCCGCGCGGCCCCCGGAGGTCGACTTCGACGAGGCGCGTGTGCTCGACTCCGACGAGATCCTGAGCATGGACCGCATCCCGTCCTCGCTGGTCGTGGTGGGTGCCGGGGTGATCGGCATCGAGTACGCGTCGATGTTCGCCGCCCTCGGCTGCCGGGTGACCGTGGTCGAGCAGCGCGAGCGGATGCTGGAGTTCTGTGACCCGGAGATCGTCGAGTCGCTGAAGTTCCACCTGCGGGACCTGGCGGTCACCTTCCGGTTCGGCGAGAAGGTGGTCGACGTGGCGGTGGGTGAGCACGCCACGGTCACGTCGCTGGCCAGCGGTAAGCGCATCCCGGCCGAGGCGGTGATGTACTCGGCGGGTCGCCAGGGCATGACCGACGCGCTCGGCCTGGAGCACGCGGGCCTGGCCGCCGACAAACGCGGACGGCTCAGCGTGGACGGGCACTACCGCACCGAGGTGCCGCACATCTACGCGGTGGGTGACGTGATCGGCTTTCCCGCGCTGGCCGCGACCTCGATGGACCAGGGCAGGCTGGCGGCGTACCACGCCTTCGGCGAGCCGGCGAACGAACTGGCCGCGCTGCAGCCGATCGGCATCTACACGATCCCGGAAATCTCCTACTGCGGTGCCACCGAGGCGGAGCTGACTTCGTCGTCGATCCCCTATGAGACCGGCACCGCCCGCTACCGAGAACTCGCGCGAGGCCAAATCGCCGGTGACTCGTACGGGATGCTCAAGCTGCTGGTGTCCACAGAGGACCGGAAACTACTGGGCGTCCACGTCTTCGGCACCGGGGCGACCGACCTGGTCCACATCGGCCAAGCGGTAATGGGCTGCGGCGGCACCGTCGACTACCTGGTGGACGCGGTATTCAACTACCCGACCCTGTCAGAGGCCTACAAGGTCGCGGCGCTGGACGCCACCAACAAGATCCGCGCCCTGGCCCGCTTCACCACCACCTGA